The genomic stretch TAGATGTGatagaaggaaaagaaatgtCAATGTTTATTTATAATTCCTCAGCCTGTGTGTGGCGTGAAATTGTTTGTCTCTGACTCCATGACTAGACCTCACCATTGCTATGAGAACGCCTTCAGTATAGCTTGACCTGATGCAGTGTCATCCAACTACTGCATTTCTGGCGGGGTCTGTAAATGTTTAATATTGGCTGTGCATTTCCTGCGGGGTTCCTTGTGAAATGCTGAGTTAGCAATGTGGTTTTCTTCGGAAGTTCTTTTGCGGTTGAATGCGAAAAGGAATTTGTGAGGAAATTACGTTATACCTGAGTTTAAAGAGATTAACAAAAAAATGGGTGTATTTGTGAAAGTGAATGTTCGCTGGggaaaatttgacaaaattagTTCTTTTCATGCTCGATGGCGAGTGGCTGGTTTCAGCTGGCAACAAGTGTATTGTATGGACGCGTCACCCTTTAAGTGAAGTTGGTGCTTCACTTACATTGGGAAGAGCAAAAGAGGAAGGAAAACAACGGCTTGAAATAACTCAAATTACTAACTGCTGCTACGTTTTACttcctccgtcccactttgatagtcctgtttttctTGTTCGTCTGTCTCAAAtcgtagtccactttccaattgaagaatgtagttatattttaatttttctaaaatacccttattcaatttAAGttattgttactataaacctactccatttaatgagagtttattctttttttaccatcaattcaagttcccataaagttgtgctctaattaatgtgagggtattttaggaaaaaagctacctaaattgattgttccaacaaaattaactactttttcttaaactgtgtgaaaaaagaaccagaactatcaaagtgggacggagggagtatctatttttcttgatttttcagaAACTGAATATGGAGGGGACCCACATCCAAATTAATCTCAGGATCTAACTCTCCACTTCAATTCCTCTGTAACAAAATGGCAATAATGGAGAACTTGATCGTGTGTGCAGTGATGATATGTTTCCGGGCAAGAAGAAAAGGTTGATATTCATATCATATACGAAATAGCAAGTAGGGTCAACAACAGCTTTACGCTTTTGTGAATACAATCTTTACTGTTTTATATCATGGCAAAGAATTACATATTACATGAAAGAACCATCATAGTTGGTCGGAGTATATCATCTTGTACAAATAATCcagaattaattttttttaaaagaaataaatggaaaaaaaaaattcaacttcTTCCTCCACAGGTAAAAGAAGACAAACCCAAATCAATTTGCCTGATTCAAAACTATATATGCGAACAAATAAACTTCCGGAGATTTGGATGATTGTATCCTCTTTCAAACCATTAAAAATGTCTCTTGCTCAGATTCAGATCGTTCAAACGCGGCCGATCGCAATCACACTCACACACAGGAAGAGTAGAGTGGCAGCCGACATTGAGATGGGACGAACTCTGGTCAATGGAGCCGAAGAGGGGGCTGTTTCCTGCATTGGCATGGGACCGAAAACAGTAGGAGAAGAAGGAGAAGGTGCAGTTGAAGCATCATCTGGTGGAAATACGTAAGATCCATTTCCAGGAACAGCAATTCGAATCTTTTGCGACTTTTCACAGTGCCCCGGTACGCCACTGGTGAAGTAAAACAAGCCGGGGGACGTAATATTGAAGAGCGAATTGCCATCGTTCATTGTCAAGATTGGATCTTTAAGGTTGCAGCTCTTATAGGATTGAGCTGTTACTTGTATTACGGAATCTTGACTTGGAGGGTAAAGGAACACTGCAAAAGAGTTGGGAGCTGAATCATTAGATTGCTGATATGAACACTGCAAAAGAGAGTGTGGAGAGCAATGCAAAACTGGGGAAAAAATTCAGTGGAACGAGGGAGTTGCAAAGAATTAACTCACAGAGGGAATCTCCAATGGTGAAGTTGTGGTTGCTGGACCATATGTGGTAGACATCTGGATTTGCGGAAGAGGGTACGTTCCAAGCATCCAAATCTCCGACTTTGTATTGGTAGCAGCAGACTGTGGCGGTTTGGATCAAAAGATACAACTGAAGAGCATGCAAAAACTGGCATCTTGAAATTCTAAGACTTGCCATATGGTGGCGTCGCTGCTCTCTGCACACTGCACTCTGCACTCTGCACTTGCCTTTCCTCCGTCAAATCTGGAGAGGGACACAACTTGGGAGTCCGGGAACTGAACTTTTTTATTGGCCAAAGAGAATCGGAGTATTCACTAATTGATTGCTCAATTATTGATTGGTGGGGTAAAGACTTAAGAGACACGTGCCAGCTGGATTTACGACAATGTcctcggtttttttttttttttgggtatgcAGTCAAAGGTTTGATGTTTTAACCACCGGCACCCATGATTCTTTTGCGAGTTCTTTGACTGAGGATGTTTTTTTTTGTACTAGTGCTCGGCCTTTATTCTGGCTTcgctctttctttctttctttcctttttttttgggggggaggggggggggggggttcaATAATAGGTACACTTATGATTTGGGGGCAGGAAGGAACAGAACAGTCAATAAAGATATGTTTATTGGTATTTCTTGTTATGGTAAATCAGTGCAAACATTTTGGATCTACTGGTTTTGCATGCTGCAAGACGAGGTAGGACAACCcagcagagagagagagagagagaggagagaatGGTAAGGACTTGGGGGAATTTTACATTATTGGAGAAAACCATAGCACATGGTACAGTTTGGACAAGCACCACATGATGCAGCTCATCATTGGGAAGAACTGGTTACAGGCCTATGCCTGTTTCCGAAACATCTGGGCAAGAATTATGTAGTAACTGGCTACTGAAAGTGATCGAGGGTCTTTTCATAACAGTCCCACCCAATCTACCGACACTACGTAAGTTCTGTCTGTCACTCAGCCCCCATGGCAACAATTATTCATACGCGCCAAATTAATCACTTTGCAGCATTTGATCCTAATCTGTTGAATGTAGTGAGTAGAATTTGCTCCTCATATGTTTTCTCCAACAGAGCAATTACCCTATATATCCGTTACACGAGCAGGGAGCAGCAGGAAATCGGTAGGCAACAATTTTTTCAATAACTCATGAATTGGGGGCGCTCCCTTTcacattctttctttctttccttttcgtCTTTGGCAATCAAAACCACATTTTGTAATACAGATACGTTCGCACATTCGCAATCTAACTCATGAAACAAATTCGTCCACATGACGAAGGAAAGAAGAAAGGGGGCGGTGGTAGATGATACTCCAATGAGAAAGAAAGACAAACACGAAGAggatttcatttatttatttttgcccAACCCTTACATCTTACATTTGAGAGACGGTACGGTACGGTAATTCAACAGcagcattttttaaaaaaaaaattttactcgCTCCAATACTTTTCATCCCCATTTTCACCACCCTCGCCTTCTTCTGAAGACTTGTCCGCCTCCTCCACACCCGTGGACCAAAACCTCTGCACGTCCTCTACAGCTGCATTCCTGAACAACCCT from Coffea eugenioides isolate CCC68of chromosome 8, Ceug_1.0, whole genome shotgun sequence encodes the following:
- the LOC113779902 gene encoding mavicyanin, with the protein product MASLRISRCQFLHALQLYLLIQTATVCCYQYKVGDLDAWNVPSSANPDVYHIWSSNHNFTIGDSLLFLYPPSQDSVIQVTAQSYKSCNLKDPILTMNDGNSLFNITSPGLFYFTSGVPGHCEKSQKIRIAVPGNGSYVFPPDDASTAPSPSSPTVFGPMPMQETAPSSAPLTRVRPISMSAATLLFLCVSVIAIGRV